The Halopelagius inordinatus genome contains a region encoding:
- a CDS encoding helix-turn-helix domain-containing protein — protein MRELVFALEYEPGCNRVADALADHPDARVRSLSLHATAERLWRVDHATGTPEALNAIEDAFLNGDYYADCLATEDCNATQTTRVLDRTDDALILYSDWERTPTCASVPHIARDHLGDGVLFETRHEGRHYTWRLIHSGEGDVAAFFDALKVAVGECAQMEMLRTADTTSARGSDGTPSGLPPAQEAALQAAVEHGYYESPREVDVGELAVHLDVPRSTLTYRLRRAEEHLAKQYVAGERVAEERLASH, from the coding sequence ATGCGCGAACTCGTCTTCGCTCTCGAATACGAGCCCGGCTGCAACAGGGTGGCGGACGCCCTCGCCGACCACCCCGACGCTCGCGTTCGCTCGCTCTCGCTGCACGCCACTGCCGAGCGTCTCTGGCGGGTCGACCATGCCACCGGTACGCCTGAGGCGCTCAACGCCATCGAGGACGCCTTTCTCAACGGCGACTACTACGCTGACTGTCTCGCCACCGAGGACTGCAACGCCACACAGACCACCCGCGTCCTCGACCGCACGGACGACGCGCTCATCCTCTACTCAGATTGGGAGCGCACTCCGACCTGCGCCTCAGTTCCCCACATCGCTCGCGACCACCTCGGCGACGGCGTGCTGTTCGAGACTCGTCACGAGGGCCGCCACTACACGTGGCGACTCATCCACTCCGGTGAGGGCGACGTGGCGGCGTTCTTCGACGCTCTCAAAGTCGCCGTCGGGGAGTGCGCCCAGATGGAGATGCTCCGCACAGCGGACACAACATCAGCTAGGGGAAGCGACGGGACACCGAGCGGCCTCCCACCAGCCCAGGAGGCCGCGCTTCAGGCCGCGGTCGAACACGGCTATTACGAGTCGCCCCGCGAGGTCGACGTCGGCGAGCTCGCCGTGCATCTCGACGTGCCACGGTCAACACTCACCTACCGACTCCGGCGGGCGGAAGAACATTTAGCGAAGCAATATGTCGCCGGCGAGCGGGTAGCTGAAGAACGGCTGGCATCGCACTGA
- a CDS encoding winged helix-turn-helix transcriptional regulator — protein sequence MADTTSSAPACEVDGTCYCPLTGVINTLSRKYAMQLVSIIGAHDALRFAEIEEHLPTASTSTISKRLDEFEEAGLVSRTQYNEIPPRVEYALTDEGDEIRSRLEPLLEWATANS from the coding sequence ATGGCAGATACTACTTCATCGGCGCCCGCGTGCGAGGTCGACGGGACGTGCTACTGCCCGCTCACAGGAGTGATCAACACGTTGAGCCGGAAATACGCGATGCAACTCGTCAGCATCATCGGCGCACACGATGCACTGCGGTTCGCGGAGATCGAGGAGCACCTCCCGACTGCGAGTACGTCCACGATCTCGAAACGCCTCGACGAATTTGAGGAGGCGGGCCTCGTTTCACGGACGCAGTACAACGAAATTCCGCCACGCGTCGAATACGCGCTAACTGACGAGGGGGATGAGATTCGTTCGAGATTAGAACCGCTTCTTGAGTGGGCGACGGCGAACTCCTGA
- a CDS encoding transcription initiation factor IIB — translation MATREIYETTFDEDVQTDAESNQCPECDGRVTTNAIETVCEDCGLVIDEQRIDHGPEWRTFDEDERERTGAPLTAARHDRGLSTEIGRGTDGNGNALSGQKRRRLSRLRREQTRGRFQSKAERNLAHGLGEVRRIVSALDLSETIRDQACRLFRSAQNEDLLQGRSIEAMAAASVYGACRCNGRPRTLDDITDSSRVEQSRVTNAYTTLNTELGLPAQPVTPSTFVPRLASELDVSDQIRQRARQLAEASESTGATTGVRPSGFAAACLYKAGREQGRWLTQSDVAEVANVSPVTVRTHRDTLDELAV, via the coding sequence ATGGCAACCAGAGAGATCTACGAAACGACGTTCGACGAAGACGTCCAGACCGACGCGGAGTCGAATCAGTGTCCCGAGTGCGACGGCCGGGTCACCACCAATGCGATTGAAACCGTCTGCGAGGACTGTGGCCTTGTCATCGACGAGCAGCGGATCGACCACGGGCCAGAGTGGCGAACGTTCGACGAAGACGAGCGTGAACGGACTGGCGCTCCGTTGACCGCCGCCCGCCACGACCGGGGGCTATCGACCGAAATCGGCCGTGGGACCGATGGGAACGGGAACGCACTCTCCGGCCAGAAGCGACGCCGGCTTTCCCGGCTACGGCGTGAACAGACGCGAGGACGGTTTCAGTCGAAAGCCGAGCGCAACCTCGCACACGGGCTCGGTGAAGTTCGCCGGATCGTGAGCGCGCTCGATCTGTCCGAGACGATCCGTGACCAGGCGTGTCGGCTCTTCCGGAGCGCCCAGAACGAGGACCTCCTGCAGGGTCGGTCGATCGAGGCGATGGCCGCCGCGAGCGTCTACGGCGCGTGTCGGTGTAACGGGCGACCACGAACGCTCGACGACATCACCGATTCATCGCGCGTCGAGCAATCGCGGGTGACGAACGCATACACGACGCTGAATACGGAACTTGGCTTGCCAGCCCAGCCCGTGACGCCCAGTACGTTCGTTCCGCGGTTGGCGTCAGAACTCGATGTCTCCGATCAGATACGGCAGCGGGCTCGGCAGCTGGCGGAAGCATCCGAATCAACCGGGGCAACCACGGGAGTTCGGCCGTCCGGATTCGCCGCAGCCTGCCTGTACAAGGCCGGGCGCGAACAGGGGCGGTGGCTCACCCAGTCGGACGTCGCTGAAGTTGCGAACGTCTCGCCGGTCACCGTGCGGACCCACCGCGACACACTGGACGAACTGGCTGTGTAA
- a CDS encoding DUF6166 domain-containing protein, translated as MSRPSDTHSIEQTRPASDCDIAYVGYRQSGQAIVEKRPGQERLTPERSLALVNHSPSGFEWGYGGSGPAQLALALLLDYTDDEAFALDHYQAFKTEVVSQLDCAGSAGRWRLTGPEIDAILHETPGKPAAPSI; from the coding sequence ATGAGTAGACCTAGCGACACACACTCGATTGAACAGACACGCCCAGCGAGCGACTGCGACATCGCCTACGTCGGGTATCGGCAGAGCGGGCAGGCTATCGTCGAGAAACGTCCCGGCCAAGAACGGCTCACACCAGAGCGGAGTCTCGCGCTGGTGAACCACAGTCCCTCGGGATTCGAATGGGGATACGGTGGTAGTGGTCCGGCACAACTCGCGCTCGCACTCCTCCTCGACTACACGGATGACGAAGCGTTCGCTCTCGACCACTACCAGGCATTCAAAACCGAGGTCGTGAGCCAGCTGGACTGCGCTGGGTCTGCTGGACGCTGGCGACTCACCGGGCCCGAGATCGACGCAATCCTTCACGAAACACCCGGCAAGCCGGCCGCACCGTCCATCTAA
- a CDS encoding peroxiredoxin, translating to MINEGASAPSFTLPGLRDGEQTEYSLDETTANNRAALLVFYPFDFSPVCTNELCAIRDAEWFQLTPALDVWAISGDSVYAHRAFAEEYGLNFPLLSDSSGRVAELYDVCYDEWENHERVPQRAVFLIDSERTIRYAWATEDALEKPDFFPVKDALETLEAERDELGPEDVELVVEYNEEPEQLT from the coding sequence ATGATAAACGAGGGAGCGTCTGCACCGTCATTTACTCTTCCAGGTCTCCGTGACGGAGAACAAACCGAGTACAGCTTGGATGAGACAACTGCCAATAATCGGGCTGCGTTGCTAGTTTTTTACCCGTTTGATTTCAGTCCTGTTTGTACAAACGAACTGTGTGCGATTCGCGATGCAGAGTGGTTTCAGTTGACGCCGGCGCTCGATGTCTGGGCAATTTCTGGTGACAGCGTCTACGCCCACCGAGCATTCGCCGAGGAATACGGCCTCAATTTCCCGTTACTTAGTGATAGCTCCGGGCGGGTTGCCGAGTTGTATGATGTCTGTTATGACGAATGGGAGAACCACGAGCGCGTCCCGCAGCGTGCCGTGTTCCTTATCGATTCCGAGCGAACGATTCGATACGCCTGGGCGACAGAAGATGCACTCGAGAAGCCGGATTTCTTCCCTGTCAAAGACGCTCTTGAGACGCTGGAAGCGGAACGCGATGAACTCGGTCCTGAGGATGTCGAATTAGTAGTCGAATATAACGAGGAACCGGAACAGCTCACGTAA
- a CDS encoding biosurfactant protein 1, which translates to MTDQYADYEALRPLGEATHVPDNQLTSGGKPRRQRSGSVDAGYPDDPTAAATECESCGASIPASQSKCRFCLTNHLDVADDQDTSDGSRSLLHVVQMLVEASTFYGAVAKGSAAASLLEKADADPAIDDCQLIYDLNEEPAAQLADQWPSLPPAVRISSSCGEQLLAAARERTAWTETTQSRHDSEHATFLYDETGSWVRAGDRLASLRADADDDVWLVPAIALQESVDQTDTEPPRRERPNKESLECRECGRETEHRFREFEAVPDDEWTGQPMWECQRCGTPRYGPEPEAGQ; encoded by the coding sequence ATGACCGACCAGTACGCCGACTACGAAGCCCTCCGACCGCTCGGCGAAGCGACCCACGTTCCCGACAACCAGCTCACCAGTGGTGGCAAGCCCCGGCGACAGCGATCTGGGAGCGTCGACGCAGGCTATCCAGACGACCCGACAGCGGCTGCAACCGAGTGTGAGTCCTGTGGGGCGTCGATCCCCGCCAGCCAGTCGAAGTGCCGATTCTGTCTCACGAATCATCTCGATGTCGCCGACGACCAGGACACATCGGACGGCAGCAGGTCACTCCTCCACGTCGTCCAGATGCTCGTCGAGGCGTCGACGTTCTACGGCGCCGTCGCGAAGGGATCAGCTGCGGCCTCTCTCCTTGAGAAAGCAGATGCTGACCCAGCGATCGACGACTGCCAGCTGATCTACGACCTCAACGAGGAACCAGCAGCGCAGCTTGCCGACCAGTGGCCCTCGCTCCCCCCGGCAGTACGGATCTCATCGTCGTGTGGCGAACAGTTGCTCGCGGCTGCTCGTGAGCGGACGGCGTGGACAGAGACAACGCAGTCCCGTCACGACAGCGAGCATGCGACGTTCCTCTACGATGAAACCGGAAGTTGGGTTCGCGCCGGAGATCGTCTTGCAAGCTTACGTGCGGACGCAGACGATGACGTCTGGCTGGTGCCAGCGATTGCGCTCCAGGAATCCGTTGACCAGACCGATACCGAACCGCCACGACGCGAGCGCCCGAACAAAGAGTCCCTCGAGTGTCGGGAGTGCGGTCGGGAGACTGAGCATCGATTCCGCGAATTCGAGGCTGTACCCGATGACGAGTGGACCGGGCAGCCCATGTGGGAGTGTCAGCGGTGTGGGACACCTCGCTATGGGCCCGAACCCGAAGCCGGTCAGTAG
- a CDS encoding DUF7389 domain-containing protein, producing MSKHTQPSRADSESAETSEQTTRTEYVERSDVGVSLTVKLKRGTGTRDQDEVIAKAKGKTLEDAREDMETLREYIHDLAEDARQIQPEEEDG from the coding sequence ATGTCAAAACATACCCAACCATCTCGTGCGGATAGCGAATCGGCCGAAACCAGTGAACAGACGACACGAACGGAGTACGTCGAACGAAGTGACGTCGGCGTCTCCCTCACCGTGAAGCTCAAGCGTGGAACCGGTACCAGAGATCAGGACGAGGTAATCGCGAAAGCGAAAGGCAAGACCCTCGAAGACGCTCGCGAGGACATGGAAACCCTCAGAGAATACATCCACGATCTCGCAGAGGACGCTCGCCAAATCCAACCCGAGGAAGAAGACGGGTAA
- the merA gene encoding mercury(II) reductase, with protein sequence MTHTSDYDLVILGGGAAAFAAITEASRRDLSTAIVNAGLPIGGTCVNVGCVPSKHLLAVAESGAAASENPFDAVTYPEAPTIDWADALDGTDELVERFRQQNYVDVAEHFETDIYEGYGQLVDSEGRSPSGNRNATRSGDDTTIEVVDGPDKGTRTTGEKALVATGSSPWAPPIDGLEEVEYYTSETILEERDLPESIVMLGGGYIALEWGQILHRVGVDVTILQRSERVLSDMEGQLAQELQRALHEEGIDIVTGNDFKRVRTAATDGSSQPSQQDVTVETVVDGEERAVTAEALFVATGVQPNSENIGLERVGVETEPDGAIRVDEYFQTTNPDIYAAGDVIGEPELETVAAKEGNHAVKNAFGSAELRSVGRSSGQSPREDYEGVTIDYDTVPAVVFTSPEVAAVGTTEREYMNKHGICSCRTVQMEDVPRAKAVSNTDGLVQVVKHHETDEIVGVHIVGPRAADMIMEATLAVKFGLTVDDIIDTVHPFPTFSEAFKHACQAFRRDTSKMSCCIE encoded by the coding sequence ATGACCCACACGTCCGACTATGATCTCGTGATCCTCGGCGGCGGAGCCGCTGCCTTCGCCGCCATCACCGAAGCGAGCCGGAGAGATCTCTCGACGGCGATAGTGAACGCGGGACTACCAATCGGCGGGACCTGCGTGAACGTCGGCTGTGTCCCGAGCAAGCATCTGCTCGCCGTCGCCGAGAGCGGCGCTGCAGCGTCGGAGAATCCTTTCGATGCCGTCACATATCCCGAGGCACCGACCATCGACTGGGCCGATGCACTCGATGGGACCGACGAACTCGTCGAGCGGTTCCGGCAGCAGAACTACGTCGACGTCGCCGAGCACTTCGAGACCGACATCTACGAGGGCTACGGCCAGCTGGTCGACAGCGAGGGACGCAGTCCCTCGGGCAACCGGAACGCGACGCGTTCCGGTGACGACACGACCATCGAGGTCGTCGACGGTCCCGACAAAGGGACCCGAACCACCGGCGAGAAGGCTCTCGTCGCGACGGGGAGTTCGCCCTGGGCACCGCCCATCGACGGCCTCGAGGAGGTCGAGTACTACACCAGTGAGACGATCCTCGAAGAACGCGACCTTCCCGAGAGTATCGTGATGCTCGGCGGTGGGTACATTGCCCTCGAATGGGGTCAGATTCTTCACCGCGTCGGCGTCGACGTGACGATCCTCCAGCGCTCCGAGCGCGTCCTCTCGGATATGGAAGGCCAACTCGCTCAGGAGCTCCAGCGGGCCCTCCACGAGGAGGGTATCGACATCGTGACCGGCAACGACTTCAAACGAGTTCGGACCGCAGCGACCGACGGCAGCTCCCAGCCGAGCCAGCAGGACGTCACGGTGGAGACCGTCGTCGATGGCGAGGAGCGAGCGGTCACCGCCGAGGCGCTGTTCGTCGCAACTGGAGTCCAGCCCAATAGCGAAAATATCGGTCTAGAGAGGGTGGGCGTCGAGACGGAGCCTGACGGGGCGATCCGCGTCGACGAGTACTTCCAGACCACAAATCCCGACATCTACGCGGCGGGCGACGTAATCGGCGAGCCCGAACTGGAGACGGTCGCCGCCAAGGAGGGCAACCACGCCGTCAAGAACGCCTTCGGCAGCGCGGAGCTACGCTCCGTGGGCCGTTCGAGCGGGCAGAGCCCGCGAGAAGACTACGAAGGTGTCACCATCGACTACGACACCGTCCCGGCGGTCGTCTTCACCAGCCCCGAGGTCGCAGCCGTCGGGACGACAGAGCGCGAGTATATGAACAAACACGGCATCTGTTCCTGCCGGACAGTTCAGATGGAGGACGTACCGCGGGCGAAAGCCGTCAGCAACACGGATGGGCTCGTCCAGGTCGTCAAACACCACGAGACCGACGAGATCGTCGGCGTCCACATAGTCGGGCCTCGTGCCGCAGACATGATCATGGAAGCGACGTTGGCGGTGAAGTTCGGCCTGACCGTCGACGACATCATCGATACGGTTCACCCCTTCCCGACGTTCTCCGAGGCGTTCAAACACGCCTGTCAGGCCTTCCGCCGGGATACGTCCAAGATGAGCTGCTGTATCGAGTGA
- a CDS encoding DUF6735 family protein, whose amino-acid sequence MGHRALVAYERTDGQYTLHYSHWGAANLKLKHRISAESPFGGDDTDSKWAKQLLAELADGLEADAVDGYLAGEDRPSTVVEPKPRATGLTLDEIVADHLDYLHHEAFFVVSTTFEVTAYRTLWFGLQYDSETVEQGETVGNGALATVRWYDCEPVGDGHLQGQFAALKDVVGDMLDKGVFTPSTARQYLKRKLAERVGDRQELLIPTGESPFETASLSEP is encoded by the coding sequence ATGGGACACCGCGCACTCGTTGCGTACGAACGCACAGACGGACAGTACACGCTCCACTACAGCCATTGGGGTGCAGCGAACCTGAAGCTCAAGCACCGAATTTCGGCTGAATCGCCGTTCGGTGGCGACGACACCGACTCCAAGTGGGCGAAACAGCTGCTGGCTGAACTGGCCGATGGCCTTGAGGCAGATGCGGTCGACGGCTACCTCGCCGGCGAGGATCGGCCGTCGACGGTCGTCGAACCGAAGCCCCGCGCCACCGGGCTCACTCTCGACGAGATCGTCGCTGACCACCTCGACTACCTCCATCACGAGGCGTTCTTCGTGGTGTCGACGACGTTCGAGGTGACCGCCTATCGGACGCTGTGGTTCGGCCTGCAGTACGATTCGGAGACAGTCGAACAGGGAGAGACGGTCGGGAACGGCGCGCTCGCGACGGTGCGTTGGTACGACTGCGAGCCGGTCGGCGACGGCCACCTACAGGGACAGTTCGCGGCCCTCAAAGATGTCGTTGGCGACATGCTCGACAAAGGCGTCTTCACGCCGTCGACGGCGAGACAGTACCTGAAGCGGAAGCTCGCTGAGCGGGTCGGAGACCGACAGGAGCTCCTCATTCCGACTGGTGAATCTCCCTTCGAGACAGCGAGTCTCAGTGAGCCGTAA
- a CDS encoding DUF7568 family protein codes for MSRITNWKRESRTPTLAYRNTETGARAVLHRAPDSYRYKWRGAILVDGYPVWSRGYETKDAKSFRDELRDQPAPELSCPECSNSDVAIGGKTADGAKVQRWFECRNCGYEASSRIVYGAER; via the coding sequence ATGTCCCGGATCACAAATTGGAAGCGCGAGAGCCGCACGCCCACACTCGCATACCGGAATACCGAGACCGGAGCTCGGGCTGTCTTACACCGAGCGCCGGACTCCTACCGGTACAAATGGCGTGGCGCAATCCTTGTCGACGGCTACCCAGTGTGGTCGCGGGGGTACGAGACGAAGGACGCGAAATCGTTCCGTGACGAGCTCCGTGACCAGCCAGCGCCCGAGCTGAGTTGTCCCGAGTGTTCGAACAGCGATGTAGCAATCGGTGGGAAAACGGCTGACGGCGCGAAGGTTCAGCGCTGGTTCGAATGTCGGAACTGTGGGTACGAAGCATCCTCGCGAATCGTGTACGGCGCCGAGCGCTGA
- a CDS encoding heavy metal translocating P-type ATPase, which yields MTENPDAAGETSGGGQRRELSARLAVPEMDCPSCAQKVDKSLQRVDGITDATLQPTTGTANVTYDPDRTSEADVIKAIEGAGYEVVGGSDAEGDDEDNQATDGVDIAPPSEVWTSPRAKKTWLGAAFVTLGLLFEFLLTGQNVTVASVLEYPLHIADVLFLGAVAASGIPVVRSGYYSAKNRSLDIDLLMGTAIIAATGIGYFVEAATLAVLFSIAELLEDYAMDRARDSLRELMELSPDEATVLRDGEEVTVPAEEVDVGETVVVRPGDKIPLDGTVIDGESAVDQSPITGESVPVDKAAGDEVYAGAINEEGYLEVEVTSTAGDSTLSRIIEMVQGAQAKKTESEQFVDRFSGYYTPLVVVLAILTAAIPPLVIADPISVDVAGYGFTFAGDWQTWFIRGLTLLVIACPCAFVISTPVSVVSGITSAAKNGVLIKGGNYLEAMGEVDAVALDKTGTLTKGELAVTDVVPVGDTTEDDLLRRAAGLERRSEHPIAAAILARAEEAGVGDLPDPSGFESLTGKGIRGEIDGETYYAGKPALFEELGFDLSRARRETDGGVVAEEAAEADDGTFAEDALTSLEREGKTVVIVGTESELLGAIAIADEVRPASKRAVERLHELGVKRVVMLTGDNEGTARAIAEQVGVDEYRAELLPDEKVDAVEELQAEYGEVAMVGDGINDAPALATAEVGIAMGAAGTDTALETADIALMGDDIGKLPYLYDLSHTANGVIRQNIWASLGVKLLLALGVPLGLVSVALAVVVGDMGMSLGVTGNAMRLSRIEPDRIIDA from the coding sequence ATGACAGAGAATCCGGACGCAGCAGGAGAAACGAGCGGCGGCGGACAGCGACGTGAGCTGTCCGCCCGCCTCGCCGTTCCCGAGATGGACTGTCCCTCTTGCGCCCAAAAGGTGGACAAGAGCCTCCAGCGTGTCGACGGCATTACTGACGCCACGCTCCAGCCGACCACCGGCACGGCCAACGTCACGTACGACCCTGATCGGACTAGCGAAGCCGACGTAATCAAGGCGATTGAAGGCGCCGGCTACGAGGTCGTCGGGGGCTCGGACGCTGAGGGCGATGATGAGGACAACCAGGCGACCGACGGCGTCGACATCGCGCCACCATCGGAGGTCTGGACGAGTCCTCGCGCGAAGAAGACGTGGCTCGGCGCGGCGTTCGTCACGCTCGGCCTCCTCTTCGAATTCCTCCTCACCGGACAGAACGTCACGGTGGCGAGCGTCCTCGAGTACCCGCTCCACATCGCAGATGTCCTGTTCCTCGGCGCCGTCGCCGCCAGCGGCATCCCCGTCGTCCGTAGCGGGTACTACTCCGCGAAGAACCGAAGCCTCGACATCGACCTGCTGATGGGGACGGCGATCATCGCGGCGACCGGTATCGGCTACTTCGTCGAGGCCGCCACGCTGGCCGTCCTATTCAGCATCGCCGAGCTGCTCGAGGACTACGCGATGGACAGGGCACGGGACTCCCTGCGCGAGCTGATGGAACTCTCGCCCGACGAGGCGACTGTCCTTCGCGATGGTGAGGAAGTGACCGTTCCCGCCGAGGAGGTCGACGTTGGCGAGACCGTCGTCGTCCGCCCCGGCGACAAGATTCCGCTCGACGGAACGGTCATCGACGGCGAGAGTGCAGTCGACCAGTCGCCGATCACGGGCGAGAGCGTCCCCGTCGACAAAGCTGCCGGCGACGAGGTCTACGCCGGCGCGATCAACGAAGAGGGGTACCTCGAAGTCGAAGTCACGTCGACGGCGGGCGACTCGACGCTCTCGCGCATCATTGAAATGGTGCAGGGCGCACAGGCGAAGAAGACCGAGTCTGAGCAGTTCGTCGACCGCTTCTCCGGCTACTACACACCCCTCGTCGTCGTGCTGGCAATCCTGACCGCCGCTATCCCGCCGCTGGTCATCGCCGACCCCATCTCGGTGGACGTGGCCGGGTACGGGTTCACTTTCGCCGGCGACTGGCAGACCTGGTTCATCCGCGGGCTCACCCTGCTGGTAATCGCCTGCCCCTGTGCGTTCGTCATCTCCACACCCGTCTCGGTGGTGTCGGGCATCACCAGCGCCGCGAAGAACGGCGTCCTGATCAAGGGCGGCAACTACCTCGAAGCGATGGGCGAAGTCGATGCCGTCGCGCTCGACAAGACGGGGACGCTCACGAAGGGCGAACTCGCCGTCACCGATGTCGTCCCGGTCGGCGACACTACTGAGGATGATCTGCTCCGTCGCGCCGCCGGACTGGAGCGTCGCAGTGAGCACCCCATCGCTGCGGCGATTCTCGCCCGCGCTGAGGAGGCGGGCGTGGGCGACCTGCCCGACCCGAGTGGCTTCGAGAGCCTCACCGGAAAGGGCATCCGCGGGGAGATCGACGGCGAGACGTACTATGCGGGCAAGCCCGCGCTCTTCGAGGAGCTGGGCTTCGATCTCTCTCGGGCACGCCGCGAGACAGACGGCGGCGTCGTGGCGGAAGAAGCGGCCGAGGCCGACGACGGGACGTTCGCCGAGGACGCGCTCACCTCACTGGAACGGGAGGGCAAGACGGTCGTTATCGTCGGGACGGAGTCGGAACTGCTGGGTGCGATCGCCATCGCCGACGAGGTTCGCCCGGCCTCGAAGCGGGCCGTCGAACGCCTGCACGAGCTGGGCGTCAAGCGCGTGGTGATGCTGACCGGCGACAACGAGGGCACCGCCCGCGCCATCGCCGAGCAGGTCGGTGTCGATGAGTATCGCGCCGAACTCCTACCCGACGAGAAGGTCGACGCGGTCGAAGAGTTACAGGCGGAGTACGGGGAGGTCGCGATGGTCGGCGACGGCATCAACGACGCCCCCGCGCTCGCCACTGCGGAGGTCGGCATCGCGATGGGCGCGGCGGGCACCGACACCGCCCTCGAAACGGCTGATATTGCGTTGATGGGCGACGACATCGGGAAACTCCCGTACTTGTACGATCTGTCGCATACGGCCAACGGCGTGATCCGGCAGAACATCTGGGCCAGCCTCGGCGTGAAGCTCCTGCTCGCGCTAGGCGTGCCGCTGGGCCTGGTCAGCGTTGCGCTGGCAGTCGTTGTCGGAGATATGGGGATGAGCCTCGGCGTCACCGGGAACGCGATGCGGTTGTCCCGGATTGAGCCCGATCGAATCATCGACGCCTGA
- a CDS encoding DUF6166 domain-containing protein has protein sequence MEMNSTTDPRAVVQYASERWQASADCVEYVGMRVDGTPVVLNLTAHERLSPNRSLGLVRHSPAGFDWGYTGSGPAQLACALLLDYTDNETVAQQHYIQFRNDVVSQLVCDGPADCWHLTGEDIEAALAEFEEYRALTPDGGTPSSSLPTNWSAVSRTDRTVFQRRDIDHYVVLAEGSEEWLIILCAQGDRAYPAPLDHRTLPVENDPASAVQELVAESNDLVEPEEDT, from the coding sequence ATGGAGATGAATTCGACTACCGACCCACGAGCAGTCGTACAGTATGCGAGTGAGCGATGGCAGGCGAGTGCAGACTGCGTTGAGTACGTCGGAATGCGTGTCGATGGAACGCCAGTGGTCCTGAACCTCACCGCACACGAACGCCTCTCCCCAAATCGAAGTCTCGGTCTCGTGCGGCATAGCCCGGCGGGATTCGACTGGGGCTATACGGGAAGCGGACCGGCACAGCTCGCCTGTGCACTCCTCCTCGATTACACCGACAACGAAACCGTCGCCCAGCAACACTACATCCAGTTCCGCAACGACGTGGTCAGTCAGCTGGTGTGTGATGGCCCGGCCGACTGCTGGCATCTCACCGGGGAGGATATCGAGGCGGCACTCGCCGAATTTGAAGAGTACCGAGCACTCACGCCAGATGGTGGGACGCCGTCATCGTCACTGCCGACGAATTGGAGTGCGGTGAGCCGGACAGATCGGACAGTCTTCCAACGCCGGGATATCGACCACTACGTCGTCCTCGCCGAAGGGAGCGAGGAGTGGTTGATCATACTATGCGCGCAGGGGGACCGGGCGTATCCCGCCCCACTCGACCATCGAACGCTTCCGGTCGAAAATGATCCTGCTTCAGCCGTTCAGGAACTCGTCGCTGAGAGTAATGACCTCGTCGAGCCAGAGGAGGACACCTGA
- a CDS encoding DUF7567 family protein, which produces MSLEVIDRHSEALFEFLWCPVCGHEVFSHIPFEGVFCKNCNTQVELQESRETRGYEEAVLACFDTHSTWNLHVDEKLRRDLPDGSARVKILGAPGAYKVDWWSPAPGDDWQPVERGQFDDVDEPADVSHLA; this is translated from the coding sequence ATGAGTCTGGAAGTCATCGACCGTCACAGCGAAGCACTGTTCGAGTTCCTCTGGTGTCCCGTCTGCGGGCACGAGGTATTCAGTCACATTCCGTTCGAAGGTGTGTTCTGCAAGAACTGCAACACACAGGTCGAACTCCAAGAATCCCGAGAGACACGCGGCTACGAGGAGGCCGTCCTCGCCTGCTTCGACACCCACTCAACGTGGAACCTCCACGTCGACGAAAAGCTCCGTCGCGACCTACCCGATGGGTCGGCACGGGTGAAAATCCTCGGCGCACCAGGTGCCTACAAGGTCGACTGGTGGAGTCCAGCACCCGGCGATGACTGGCAGCCGGTCGAGCGAGGCCAGTTCGACGATGTCGACGAACCAGCCGATGTCTCCCATCTCGCGTAG